In Streptococcus gallolyticus subsp. gallolyticus DSM 16831, the sequence TGCGTATCACATGATTTCAAAACACAAGTTTAGTCAGTAACATCATTTTCAAAAATATAGGCAATTGCTCGGACTGGTGAACCTGTCGCTTCTTTCCAATTCGGATAAGCAATTGAAATGAGAGCACCCGTTGGTGGTAACTTATCCAAGTTAGCCAAGACCTCAACTTGATATATGCCTTGTTCTAACACATAATATTCTTGCTGAAGCTTTCCGCCGGCATTGGCAACAGCTTGACCGCTATCCGTGTCAAACGTTTCATGCCCAATTGCTTTTACATGACGTTCATGAATAAGAAATTCAAGCGCTTCTCTTGACCAGCCTGGTGTTTGCTGCACCCCATTCTCATCCAAATTAGTCAAGGCTTCTTGAGACGGCCAGCGTTTTGACCAATCACTACGAAAGGCAACAAAACTTTCAGGCTGAATTTTCCCATGATACTTTTCAAATGCTAAAATATCCTGCTTTGTCAATTCATAATTCGGATTAGCAGCGACAGCGTCTGATTTATCGATAACATAAAGCGGCAAAAGTAAATCTTCTAGCGGAATCTCATCTAACCACTTTCCGCCAGCGACAAAATGAATCGGAGCATCAATGTGCGTTCCGTACTGTCCAACGACGGAAAATTCCTGAACATGAAAGCCGTCCTTCAACGTAAAAACATCTTTTTTCTTAAGATTAGGTAACAATGGAAAATGTGGACTATTTTCATCAATCTGATGCGATAAATTAACTAATTTTGCTGATTTCACAGCTGACAAAACATCATTAAAACTCACCATATACAATGCTCCTTAGTGCTTAATAAAAATTGTTTATACAGTATATAACTTACTGCCCCTAAAAACAAGGGATTTAGGCATACTAATATTTTATAAATAGCTATAAACATCAATTATAGTTTTGAGATTAAGAGAAAACCAACCTGCGTTAAACAGGTCGGTTACTTTTACCCATAGATAGAATGAATAGCTATTTTAGATTGTTTCCAATGCTAAACGTAAGTCTTCAATCAAATCGTCAGCATTTTCAAGTCCGACAGAAATACGGATTTGGTTGCGTGTGACACCGCAAGCTAACAAATCTTCTTCAGACAATTGTTGGTGTGTTGTTGTCGCTGGGTGGACAACAAGAGATTTTGCATCTGCTACATTGGCTAAATCAGAGAAAATTTCCAAATGATCAATAACTTGGCGTGCTTCGTCTTGACCACCTTTTACGTGGAAAGTGAAAATTGAGCCTGCTCCTTTTGGCAGATATTTTTGTGCCAACTCATAATACGGACTTGATGGCAAACTTGGATAATTCACTTTTTCAACTTTTGGATGATTTTCTAGGAAATCAACAATTTTCTTCGTATTTTCAACGTGGCGTTCGATGCGCAATGACAACGTTTCAAGTCCTTGTAAGAGCAAGAAAGCATTGAATGGAGATAGAGCTGCACCAGTATCACGTAAAATTTGCACACGTAATGCTGTAATGAAAGCTGCCGCACCGATGTCACGTGTGTAGCTGATATTGTGATAAGAAGGGTCCTCATCTACAAATTGAGGGAATTTTCCTGAAGCTTCCCAGTCAAATTTACCAGAGTCAACAATAACACCAGCAATGGTTGTCCCATGTCCACCGATAAATTTAGTTGCCGAATGAACTGAAATATCTACCCCATGTGAAAAGACATTAATAAGATATGGAGTGCCAAAAGTATTATCCGCCACAAGAGGAATCTTATGTGCATGGGCAATATCTGCCACTTTTTCAATATCTGGGATATTAATCAAAGGATTACCAAGTGTTTCGATAAAGACCAATTTTGTATTATCTTGAATAGCTGCTTCAACTTCTTCCAAATTATCAACATCAACAAACGTTGTTGTGATACCATAACGTGGCAATGTTTCTTTTAGAAGATTGAATGTTCCACCATAAAGCGTTGTTGCTGCAACGACATGGTCACCTGCATGTGCTAAACCAAGGACAGTATAAGTGATTGCTGCCATACCAGATGCAGTCGCAAGAGCGCCAACCCCACCTTCCAAAGCTGCAAGACGGTCTTCAAAAACAGCCACAGTTGGATTTCCAATACGTGAATAAATATTCCCTGTTTTTTTCAAGCCAAATAAATCTTCAGCTTCTTGAGCATCTTCAAAAACATAAGATGTTGTTTGATAAATCGGAACGGCACGTGATTTCGTTGTTGGGTCAACAGTTTGACCAGCGTGTAATTGTAACGTTTCAAAATTGTATTTTCGTGTCATAGGCAACTCCAATCTAAACTTTTTAAAATGTACATACATTTTACACTCTTTTATTAATCTTGACTAATATTTATTAAAAAAGACTAGATATAGTTTTAAACTATACCCCTCCTAGTCAAAGAAACTGCTAAGTCTTTGAGTGTCAACTTCTACTTGTTTGGACTGTGCAATGGCAGATATAACCGCCACACCGTCTGCACCAGATTGTTTTATGGCTGCCACATCTCCAAAAGTAATACCACCTATCGCCACGATTGGAATTTCTTTATCATAATCTCTAACGTCATTTAAACCTTTTAAGCCAATCACCTCACCTGCATCATTTTTAGATGAGGTTGGAAAAATCGGTCCTACGCCAATATAATCAACTAATTCAACAGCCGAGCGTTGGTATTCTATGGTCGAGCCGACAGACAAGCCGATGATTTTATTTGGAAAAAGCTGGCGCGCTTTGGTAATTGGCAAATCATCTTGCCCTAAGTGAATGCCGTCCGCATCAAGTTCTAGCGCTAAATCCACATCATCATTGATAATCAAAGGTATCTGATATTTACGACAAAGTTCCTTAACTTTTCTAGCTAAGACCACTTTTTCGTCGCCTTTTAGAGCATTAGCACCTTTTTCACGAAATTGAAAACACGTCACCCCTGATTTAAAAGCAGCTTCCAAAATCTCTAAAAATTTTCCTTCAGGGCAATTTGCTGTGCCACAAATAAAATAAACTTGTAAGATTTCTTTATCCATGATAGACCTCAACTTTTTTCAATCGCTCTATGTCCGTGTTTGTCACCTGATGGAGAGCATCTAAAAATGCAATTTGGAAACTTCCTGGCAACGGTTCGCTAAGCTTCTTCTCTGCCAATTCACCTGCGATATTATAAGCTGATAATGCTTCTTCCAAACAAGCTAATAAATCCTTTTCTTTAGCCAGCCCGATAAATGCCGCTAACACTGCACCTAAAAGACAACCTGTTCCAGTCACTAATGGCATAAGTGAACTACCATTGTGTAATAATAAAACTTTCTCATTAACAGCAATGGCGTCCGTTTCTCCAGTAATAACGATAGGGAGTTGCAAAATCTGATTGGCTCGCAAAGCAAGTTTTCCAACGTCATCAACTTGTGCAGAATCAACCCCCTTACTAGCCACTCTTTCACCAATTAGCGCAGCAATTTCTCCAGCATTTCCTCGCAAAAGCGAAATTCGGTGGTGTTCAATCAAGTCAAGTGCTACTTGTTGACGAAATTTACCCGCGCCAGCAGCCACAGGGTCTAAAACCGTGGGAATATCATATTTTTCTGCAATATCCAAGGCATCCTTGTACAATTGCCAGCTTCTGTCATTAAGCGTGCCGATATTAACCAACAGACCGTTAGCCTGCGGCAAAAAATCTTCCAAATCTGCCTGATACTCACTCATGGCAGGGGAAGCACCTAACGATAACAGACCATTAGCCGTGAAATTTTTGACGACTTGATTGGTTAAACAGATTGTCAAAGGGTGGTTTTGTCTCAAATCATCTAAATAAGTCATCTAATCTCCTTTGTAGCTCACATGATTAACTGGTCCGTTG encodes:
- a CDS encoding cyclase family protein, with translation MVSFNDVLSAVKSAKLVNLSHQIDENSPHFPLLPNLKKKDVFTLKDGFHVQEFSVVGQYGTHIDAPIHFVAGGKWLDEIPLEDLLLPLYVIDKSDAVAANPNYELTKQDILAFEKYHGKIQPESFVAFRSDWSKRWPSQEALTNLDENGVQQTPGWSREALEFLIHERHVKAIGHETFDTDSGQAVANAGGKLQQEYYVLEQGIYQVEVLANLDKLPPTGALISIAYPNWKEATGSPVRAIAYIFENDVTD
- a CDS encoding O-acetylhomoserine aminocarboxypropyltransferase/cysteine synthase family protein produces the protein MTRKYNFETLQLHAGQTVDPTTKSRAVPIYQTTSYVFEDAQEAEDLFGLKKTGNIYSRIGNPTVAVFEDRLAALEGGVGALATASGMAAITYTVLGLAHAGDHVVAATTLYGGTFNLLKETLPRYGITTTFVDVDNLEEVEAAIQDNTKLVFIETLGNPLINIPDIEKVADIAHAHKIPLVADNTFGTPYLINVFSHGVDISVHSATKFIGGHGTTIAGVIVDSGKFDWEASGKFPQFVDEDPSYHNISYTRDIGAAAFITALRVQILRDTGAALSPFNAFLLLQGLETLSLRIERHVENTKKIVDFLENHPKVEKVNYPSLPSSPYYELAQKYLPKGAGSIFTFHVKGGQDEARQVIDHLEIFSDLANVADAKSLVVHPATTTHQQLSEEDLLACGVTRNQIRISVGLENADDLIEDLRLALETI
- the thiE gene encoding thiamine phosphate synthase, whose product is MDKEILQVYFICGTANCPEGKFLEILEAAFKSGVTCFQFREKGANALKGDEKVVLARKVKELCRKYQIPLIINDDVDLALELDADGIHLGQDDLPITKARQLFPNKIIGLSVGSTIEYQRSAVELVDYIGVGPIFPTSSKNDAGEVIGLKGLNDVRDYDKEIPIVAIGGITFGDVAAIKQSGADGVAVISAIAQSKQVEVDTQRLSSFFD
- the thiM gene encoding hydroxyethylthiazole kinase; the encoded protein is MTYLDDLRQNHPLTICLTNQVVKNFTANGLLSLGASPAMSEYQADLEDFLPQANGLLVNIGTLNDRSWQLYKDALDIAEKYDIPTVLDPVAAGAGKFRQQVALDLIEHHRISLLRGNAGEIAALIGERVASKGVDSAQVDDVGKLALRANQILQLPIVITGETDAIAVNEKVLLLHNGSSLMPLVTGTGCLLGAVLAAFIGLAKEKDLLACLEEALSAYNIAGELAEKKLSEPLPGSFQIAFLDALHQVTNTDIERLKKVEVYHG